A part of Miscanthus floridulus cultivar M001 chromosome 6, ASM1932011v1, whole genome shotgun sequence genomic DNA contains:
- the LOC136458947 gene encoding polynucleotide 3'-phosphatase ZDP-like isoform X1, producing the protein MLVVPFSYLRIARNPIRLRLLLPASAARVTRLAMSTTPPAAATISVEYAKSGRSTCKGCSGAIASGALRLGASARDPRGFDATKWYHVSCLPSSSHPLGPIEGIKGFDSVKDHDREELRELEKNHKRDNTAVSPLEEPSPKKARIQMSSPAEGVPDKVTVSVEYAKSGRSTCKGCSENIAKSALRLGASVHDPRGYENTKWYHVVCFPTSSYPLFPMENLKGFDSIEDHDRDKLRKLEENHKSDGNAADVLNESNLKKEMPHSVEDSKEGAEKDLEGIKNHKRDNTAVSSLEESSPKKARIPAEGVPDKVTVSVEYAKSGRSTCKGCSENIAKGALRLGASFHDPRGYGNTMWYHVACFPTSSYPLFPMENLKGFDSIEDHDRDKLRKLEENHKSDGNVADELNESNLKKEMAHSMEDSKEGADKDLEGVKVHCMGESEGAEKNLEEAKKLPAGNRTIGPSISFSLSDIKKEYKDATLPAHWKVFDTVIFREQEDGLHASSKIAAFDFDGCLAKTSVRRVGADQWSLQHKSIPEKLQRLYNDGYKLVIFTNESNIERHKNKRQQAVDSKVGRLDNFIECVKAPIQVFIACGLGKGKDIPDPYRKPNPGMWWLMAQHFNSGIEIDMDRSFYVGDAAGREKDHSDADIKFAKAIGLKFHVPEEYFGC; encoded by the exons ATGCTCGTTGTCCCCTTCTCCTACCTCCGCATTGCGCGAAACCCCATCCGCCTCCGCCTTCTCCTCCCCGCCTCCGCTGCTCGCGTCACCCGTCTCGCCATGTCGAccacgccgccggcggcggctacCATATCCGTCGAGTATGCCAAGTCCGGGCGCTCAACCTGCAAGGGTTGCAGCGGGGCCATCGCCTCCGGGGCGCTCCGCCTCGGCGCCTCTGCGCGCGACCCCCGTGGCTTCGACGCCACCAAGTGGTACCACGTCTCCTGCTTACCCTCCTCGTCGCACCCGCTCGGCCCCATCGAGGGTATCAAGGGGTTCGACTCCGTTAAG GACCATGATCGTGAGGAATTGCGAGAGCTAGAGAAG AATCATAAAAGAGACAATACTGCAGTCAGCCCTTTGGAGGAACCAAGTCCAAAGAAAGCAAGGATTCAGATGTCTTCACCTGCAGAGGGGGTGCCAGATAAGGTAACCGTCTCTGTTGAGTATGCGAAGTCTGGCCGCTCTACCTGCAAGGGCTGCAGTGAGAATATTGCCAAAAGTGCCCTCCGCCTTGGTGCCTCTGTTCATGATCCCCGTGGCTACGAAAATACCAAGTGGTATCATGTTGTGTGCTTCCCTACATCATCATACCCATTATTTCCAATGGAGAATCTGAAGGGGTTTGATTCAATCGAG GATCATGACCGTGACAAGTTGCGCAAGTTGGAGGAG AATCACAAGAGCGATGGAAATGCGGCTGATGTATTGAATGAGTCAAATCTGAAGAAAGAAATG CCTCACAGCGTGGAGGACTCGAAAGAAGGTGCTGAAAAGGATCTGGAAGGAATAAAG AATCATAAAAGAGACAATACTGCAGTCAGCTCTTTGGAGGAATCAAGTCCAAAGAAAGCAAGGATTCCTGCGGAGGGGGTGCCAGATAAGGTAACTGTCTCTGTTGAGTATGCAAAGTCTGGCCGCTCTACCTGCAAGGGCTGCAGCGAGAATATTGCCAAAGGTGCCCTTCGCCTTGGTGCCTCTTTTCATGATCCTCGTGGCTACGGAAATACCATGTGGTACCATGTTGCGTGCTTCCCTACATCATCATACCCATTATTTCCAATGGAGAATCTGAAGGGGTTTGATTCAATCGAG GATCATGACCGTGACAAGTTGCGCAAGTTGGAGGAG AATCACAAGAGTGATGGAAATGTGGCTGATGAATTGAATGAGTCAAATCTGAAGAAAGAAATG GCTCACAGCATGGAGGACTCAAAAGAAGGTGCTGACAAGGATCTGGAAGGAGTAAAG GTTCACTGCATGGGGGAATCTGAAGGTGCTGAAAAGAACCTGGAAGAAGCAAAG AAGTTACCTGCAGGGAACAGGACGATTGGTCCATCGATATCCTTTTCACTTTCTGATATCAAGAAAGAATACAAG GATGCTACCCTTCCTGCTCATTGGAAGGTTTTTGATACAGTTATCTTCCGTGAGCAG GAAGATGGCCTTCATGCTTCATCTAAGATTGCTGCATTTGATTTTGATGGATGCCTTGCCAAGACCAGTGTGAGGAG GGTTGGTGCAGACCAGTGGTCTTTACAGCATAAATCAATTCCAGAAAAATTGCAAAGACTGTACAATGATGGTTACAAGCTG GTCATATTCACCAATGAGTCAAACATTGAGCGCCATAAGAACAAGCGGCAGCAAGCTGTTGACTCCAAAGTTGGTCGCCTTGATAACTTTATTGAATGTGTTAAAGCCCCTATTCAG GTTTTCATTGCTTGTGGTTTAGGGAAAGGAAAAGATATTCCAGATCCATACCGCAAACCAAATCCTGGAATGTGGTGGTTGATGGCTCAGCATTTCAATTCTGGAATCGAAATTGACATGGATCG
- the LOC136458947 gene encoding polynucleotide 3'-phosphatase ZDP-like isoform X2, which produces MLVVPFSYLRIARNPIRLRLLLPASAARVTRLAMSTTPPAAATISVEYAKSGRSTCKGCSGAIASGALRLGASARDPRGFDATKWYHVSCLPSSSHPLGPIEGIKGFDSVKDHDREELRELEKNHKRDNTAVSPLEEPSPKKARIQMSSPAEGVPDKVTVSVEYAKSGRSTCKGCSENIAKSALRLGASVHDPRGYENTKWYHVVCFPTSSYPLFPMENLKGFDSIEDHDRDKLRKLEENHKSDGNAADVLNESNLKKEMPHSVEDSKEGAEKDLEGIKNHKRDNTAVSSLEESSPKKARIPAEGVPDKVTVSVEYAKSGRSTCKGCSENIAKGALRLGASFHDPRGYGNTMWYHVACFPTSSYPLFPMENLKGFDSIEDHDRDKLRKLEENHKSDGNVADELNESNLKKEMAHSMEDSKEGADKDLEGVKVHCMGESEGAEKNLEEAKLPAGNRTIGPSISFSLSDIKKEYKDATLPAHWKVFDTVIFREQEDGLHASSKIAAFDFDGCLAKTSVRRVGADQWSLQHKSIPEKLQRLYNDGYKLVIFTNESNIERHKNKRQQAVDSKVGRLDNFIECVKAPIQVFIACGLGKGKDIPDPYRKPNPGMWWLMAQHFNSGIEIDMDRSFYVGDAAGREKDHSDADIKFAKAIGLKFHVPEEYFGC; this is translated from the exons ATGCTCGTTGTCCCCTTCTCCTACCTCCGCATTGCGCGAAACCCCATCCGCCTCCGCCTTCTCCTCCCCGCCTCCGCTGCTCGCGTCACCCGTCTCGCCATGTCGAccacgccgccggcggcggctacCATATCCGTCGAGTATGCCAAGTCCGGGCGCTCAACCTGCAAGGGTTGCAGCGGGGCCATCGCCTCCGGGGCGCTCCGCCTCGGCGCCTCTGCGCGCGACCCCCGTGGCTTCGACGCCACCAAGTGGTACCACGTCTCCTGCTTACCCTCCTCGTCGCACCCGCTCGGCCCCATCGAGGGTATCAAGGGGTTCGACTCCGTTAAG GACCATGATCGTGAGGAATTGCGAGAGCTAGAGAAG AATCATAAAAGAGACAATACTGCAGTCAGCCCTTTGGAGGAACCAAGTCCAAAGAAAGCAAGGATTCAGATGTCTTCACCTGCAGAGGGGGTGCCAGATAAGGTAACCGTCTCTGTTGAGTATGCGAAGTCTGGCCGCTCTACCTGCAAGGGCTGCAGTGAGAATATTGCCAAAAGTGCCCTCCGCCTTGGTGCCTCTGTTCATGATCCCCGTGGCTACGAAAATACCAAGTGGTATCATGTTGTGTGCTTCCCTACATCATCATACCCATTATTTCCAATGGAGAATCTGAAGGGGTTTGATTCAATCGAG GATCATGACCGTGACAAGTTGCGCAAGTTGGAGGAG AATCACAAGAGCGATGGAAATGCGGCTGATGTATTGAATGAGTCAAATCTGAAGAAAGAAATG CCTCACAGCGTGGAGGACTCGAAAGAAGGTGCTGAAAAGGATCTGGAAGGAATAAAG AATCATAAAAGAGACAATACTGCAGTCAGCTCTTTGGAGGAATCAAGTCCAAAGAAAGCAAGGATTCCTGCGGAGGGGGTGCCAGATAAGGTAACTGTCTCTGTTGAGTATGCAAAGTCTGGCCGCTCTACCTGCAAGGGCTGCAGCGAGAATATTGCCAAAGGTGCCCTTCGCCTTGGTGCCTCTTTTCATGATCCTCGTGGCTACGGAAATACCATGTGGTACCATGTTGCGTGCTTCCCTACATCATCATACCCATTATTTCCAATGGAGAATCTGAAGGGGTTTGATTCAATCGAG GATCATGACCGTGACAAGTTGCGCAAGTTGGAGGAG AATCACAAGAGTGATGGAAATGTGGCTGATGAATTGAATGAGTCAAATCTGAAGAAAGAAATG GCTCACAGCATGGAGGACTCAAAAGAAGGTGCTGACAAGGATCTGGAAGGAGTAAAG GTTCACTGCATGGGGGAATCTGAAGGTGCTGAAAAGAACCTGGAAGAAGCAAAG TTACCTGCAGGGAACAGGACGATTGGTCCATCGATATCCTTTTCACTTTCTGATATCAAGAAAGAATACAAG GATGCTACCCTTCCTGCTCATTGGAAGGTTTTTGATACAGTTATCTTCCGTGAGCAG GAAGATGGCCTTCATGCTTCATCTAAGATTGCTGCATTTGATTTTGATGGATGCCTTGCCAAGACCAGTGTGAGGAG GGTTGGTGCAGACCAGTGGTCTTTACAGCATAAATCAATTCCAGAAAAATTGCAAAGACTGTACAATGATGGTTACAAGCTG GTCATATTCACCAATGAGTCAAACATTGAGCGCCATAAGAACAAGCGGCAGCAAGCTGTTGACTCCAAAGTTGGTCGCCTTGATAACTTTATTGAATGTGTTAAAGCCCCTATTCAG GTTTTCATTGCTTGTGGTTTAGGGAAAGGAAAAGATATTCCAGATCCATACCGCAAACCAAATCCTGGAATGTGGTGGTTGATGGCTCAGCATTTCAATTCTGGAATCGAAATTGACATGGATCG